One Aegilops tauschii subsp. strangulata cultivar AL8/78 chromosome 7, Aet v6.0, whole genome shotgun sequence genomic window carries:
- the LOC109748585 gene encoding AIG2-like protein D, with the protein MAATPPAAAAAAAGGAHSVFVYGSLMADEVVSAILKRIPASSPALLANHHRFNVKDRIYPAILPVESKKVAGKVIMGISDAELIVLDAFEDFEYVRRRVQISLTDTSETMHADTYVWSDAEDPDLYGEWDFEEWKRVHMKDFLTMTLGFMDGLERPEPKTRVETYQSFMHEHEQPESGTQVES; encoded by the exons ATGGCGGCGAcgccccctgccgccgccgccgccgccgcgggcggGGCGCACAGCGTGTTCGTGTACGGGAGCCTCATGGCAGACGAGGTGGTCAGCGCCATCCTCAAGCGCATCCCGGCCTCCTCCCCGGCGCTCCTCGCCAACCA CCATAGGTTTAACGTCAAGGATCGTATTTATCCAGCAATCCTACCTGTTGAAAGCAAGAAAGTTGCTGGAAAG GTTATCATGGGTATTTCTGACGCGGAACTCATTGTCTTGGATGCATTTGAGGATTTTGAGTATGTAAGGAGAAGAGTTCAGATATCACTAACC GATACTTCAGAGACAATGCATGCTGACACTTATGTATGGAGTGATGCAGAGGATCCAGATCTGTATGGTGAATGGGATTTCGAG GAGTGGAAGAGGGTTCACATGAAGGATTTCCTAACGATGACACTCGGATTCATGGACGGACTCGAACGGCCCGAACCGAAGACCCGGGTCGAGACCTATCAGTCTTTCATGCACGAGCACGAACAACCTGAATCAGGAACCCAGGTCGAGAGTTGA
- the LOC109748581 gene encoding auxin response factor 19: protein MMKMERQQQQPPAPSAAAGSAVTVAVPGAGCEGEKKAPAINSDLWHACAGPLVQLPPAGSLVVYFPQGHSEQVAASMQKDVDAHVPNYPNLPSKLICLLHNITLHADLETDEVYAQMTLQPVTSYGKEALQLSELALKQARPQNEFFCKTLTASDTSTHGGFSVPRRAAEKIFPPLDFSMQPPAQEIQARDLHDNVWTFRHIYRGQPKRHLLTTGWSLFVSGKRLFAGDSVIFVRDERQQLLLGIRRANRQPTNISSSVLSSDSMHIGILAAAAHAAANNSPFTIFYNPRASPTEFVIPFAKYQKAVYGNQLSLGMRFRMMFETEELGTRRYMGTITGINDLDPVRWKNSQWRNLQVGWDESAAGERRNRVSIWEIEPVAAPFFICPPPFFGAKRPRQLDDESSEMENLLKRAMPWLGEEICIKDPQTQNTIMPGLSLVQWMNMNMQQSSSFANTAMQSEYLRSITNPSMQNIGSGDLSRQLCLQNQLLQQNNMQFNTPKLPQQMQPNNELSKAALPLNQNGASIKPEEQTQDASNFQRQQQSMNYALPLSQAQTNLAQAQVLIQSQMQQQQQQPHISQNQLPAVSQPLLSHQQQQHHHQQQQQQHQQQEQQHQQQQQQQKFLQQQQLLLQQQQLQQHQHQLQQQQQQQLGKMPAQLPNLSNQQLQLSDQQLQLQLLQKLQQQQQSLLSQPGVTLAQLPLIQEQQKLLMDMQQQLSSSHSLSQQQMMPQQSTKIPSQVASLPPPMQPDTTHQKLPQKQALPADTLEAAIPTTTSHKFSSANGSPLRMPGATHSVVTEEIPSCSTSPSTANGNHLLQPVPGRDQYSSMINTEKAPHSTAPMSVPSSLDAVTGAQRMTKELPKLNSNVKQNMMPSKLPNGGAGPQNFANNAPPTDYLETASSATSVWLSQADGLLHPNFPMTNFSQQQLFKDAPPDTEIPAEIPSNNALFGISNDGHVGFPMVTDDFLTNGIDAVKYENHISTDIDNNYRIPKDAQQEISSSMVSQSFGASDMAFNSIDSGINDGAFLNKSSWPPAPPVKRMRTFTKVYKRGAVGRSIDISQYAGYEELKHALARMFSIEGQLEERQRIGWKLVYRDHEDDILLLGDDPWEEFVNCVKCIRILSPQEVQQMSLDGDLGSSVVPNQACSSSEGGGNAWRARCDQNSGNPSTGSYDQFE from the exons atgatgaagatggagcggcagcagcagcagccgccggCGCCGAGCGCGGCCGCCGGGTCGGCGGTGACCGTGGCGGTGCCGGGCGCCGGATGCGAAG GGGAGAAGAAGGCGCCGGCGATCAACTCGGACCTGTGGCACGCCTGCGCCGGCCCGCTGGTGCAGCTCCCGCCGGCAGGCAGCCTCGTCGTCTACTTCCCACAGGGCCACAGCGAGCAG GTTGCAGCTTCTATGCAGAAGGATGTTGATGCCCATGTTCCAAACTACCCAAACCTTCCATCCAAGTTGATCTGCCTACTGCACAATATCACTTTACAT GCTGACCTAGAAACAGATGAAGTTTATGCACAAATGACTCTTCAGCCAGTTACTTCA TATGGAAAGGAGGCGCTGCAGCTATCAGAGCTAGCTCTCAAACAAGCAAGGCCACAGAATGAGTTCTTCTGTAAGACACTGACTGCTAGCGATACAAGTACGCACGGAGGCTTCTCTGTACCTCGCCGAGCTGCAGAGAAGATATTTCCACCTCTT GACTTCTCAATGCAACCACCCGCTCAAGAGATACAGGCTAGGGATTTGCATGACAACGTGTGGACATTCCGTCACATATATAGGG GTCAGCCAAAAAGACATCTCCTTACGACTGGCTGGAGTCTCTTTGTGAGCGGGAAGAGGTTATTTGCTGGAGACTCTGTCATTTTCGTTAG GGACGAAAGGCAGCAACTTCTACTAGGAATCAGGCGTGCTAACCGACAACCGACTAACATATCATCATCTGTCCTTTCAAGTGACAGCATGCATATAGGGATTCTTGCTGCAGCAGCCCATGCTGCTGCCAACAATAGCCCATTTACCATCTTTTATAACCCCAG GGCCAGCCCTACTGAATTTGTTATCCCATTCGCTAAGTATCAGAAGGCTGTCTATGGTAATCAATTATCGTTAGGTATGCGCTTCCGCATGATGTTTGAAACTGAGGAATTAGGAACGAGAAG GTACATGGGCACAATAACTGGCATAAATGATTTAGATCCTGTAAGATGGAAGAATTCTCAGTGGCGCAATTTACAG GTTGGTTGGGATGAATCTGCAGCAGGTGAAAGAAGGAACCGAGTTTCAATCTGGGAGATTGAACCGGTCGCTGCTCCATTTTTCATATGTCCGCCTCCGTTTTTTGGTGCAAAGCGTCCCAGACAACTAG ATGACGAGTCCTCGGAAATGGAGAATCTCTTAAAGAGGGCTATGCCTTGGCTGGGTGAAGAGATATGCATAAAGGACCCTCAGACGCAAAATACCATAATGCCTGGTCTGAGCTTGGTTCAGTGGATGAACATGAATATGCAGCAGAGCTCCTCGTTTGCAAATACAGCCATGCAGTCCGAGTACCTGCGGTCAATAACCAACCCCAGTATGCAAAATATTGGTTCCGGTGATCTGTCGAGGCAGTTGTGCTTGCAGAACCAGCTTCTGCAACAGAACAACATGCAGTTTAATACGCCCAAACTTCCTCAGCAAATGCAGCCGAACAATGAGTTGTCCAAGGCAGCCCTTCCATTGAACCAGAATGGTGCGAGCATCAAACCAGAAGAACAAACTCAAGATGCCAGCAACTTCCAGAGGCAACAACAGTCCATGAACTATGCCCTTCCTTTGAGCCAAGCTCAAACCAATCTTGCCCAAGCTCAGGTCCTTATACAGAGTCAGatgcaacagcagcagcagcagccacaTATATCTCAAAATCAGTTGCCAGCCGTCAGCCAGCCGCTCCTGTCCCATCAGCAGCAGCAACATCAtcatcagcagcagcaacagcaacatcaacaacaagaacaacaacatcaacagcagcagcagcagcaaaaaTTTCTACAGCAGCAGCAGCTTTTACTTCAGCAACAACAATTGCAACAACATCAACATCAGttacaacaacagcaacagcagcaacTCGGTAAGATGCCTGCGCAGCTACCAAATCTGTCAAATCAGCAGCTGCAATTATCGGATCAGCAGCTTCAGCTTCAACTCCTGCAAAAGCtacagcaacagcagcagtcaTTGCTGTCCCAACCTGGAGTTACCCTTGCGCAATTACCTCTGATCCAAGAACAGCAAAAGTTACTTATGGATATGCAGCAGCAGCTGTCAAGCTCCCATTCACTTTCCCAACAGCAGATGATGCCTCAACAAAGCACAAAAATTCCATCACAGGTAGCATCACTGCCACCACCCATGCAGCCAGATACTACACACCAGAAGCTTCCACAGAAGCAAGCTCTGCCTGCAGACACCTTAGAAGCTGCCATTCCTACGACCACATCACATAAATTCAGTTCAGCAAATGGAAGCCCTTTGAGGATGCCTGGTGCTACACATTCTGTAGTTACGGAAGAAATCCCTTCTTGCTCAACATCCCCTTCCACTGCTAATGGTAATCATCTTCTACAACCAGTCCCTGGTAGGGACCAGTACTCCAGCATGATCAACACGGAGAAGGCACCTCACTCAACTGCTCCTATGTCAGTTCCAAGCTCCCTTGATGCTGTCACCGGAGCTCAGAGAATGACAAAGGAATTGCCAAAGTTGAATTCCAATGTAAAGCAAAATATGATGCCTTCAAAATTACCGAATGGAGGAGCTGGTCCCCAAAATTTTGCGAACAACGCACCCCCGACAGACTATCTAGAAACAGCTTCTTCAGCAACTTCAGTTTGGCTTTCCCAGGCTGATGGACTCCTACATCCAAATTTCCCCATGACCAACTTTAGTCAGCAGCAGCTGTTCAAAGATGCACCTCCAGATACCGAAATTCCTGCTGAAATTCCAAGCAATAATGCATTGTTTGGAATTAGCAATGATGGGCACGTGGGCTTCCCTATGGTAACTGATGACTTCCTGACGAATGGGATTGATGCTGTCAAGTATGAAAATCATATCTCTACAGACATTGATAACAACTATAGAATACCAAAGGATGCCCAGCAAGAGATATCATCCTCCATGGTTTCACAGTCATTTGGTGCGTCAGACATGGCGTTTAATTCAATTGACTCTGGAATCAACGATGGTGCCTTCTTGAACAAAAGTTCTTGGCCACCTGCTCCTCCAGTAAAGAGGATGAGGACGTTTACGAAG GTCTATAAACGTGGAGCTGTGGGCCGGTCTATTGACATTAGTCAGTACGCTGGATATGAGGAACTAAAGCATGCACTGGCTCGAATGTTTAGCATAGAGGGGCAACTTGAGGAACGACAGAGGATTGGCTGGAAACTTGTCTACAGAGATCACGAGGATGATATCCTGCTTCTTGGCGATGATCCTTGGGA GGAGTTTGTGAACTGCGTGAAGTGCATCAGGATCCTTTCGCCTCAGGAAGTGCAGCAGATGAGCTTGGACGGCGATCTGGGGAGCAGTGTTGTTCCCAACCAGGCATGCAGCAGTTCGGAGGGTGGGGGCAATGCCTGGAGGGCTCGCTGTGACCAGAACTCCGGCAACCCTTCCACCGGTTCATATGACCAGTTTGAATGA